Proteins encoded in a region of the Streptomyces violaceoruber genome:
- a CDS encoding rod shape-determining protein codes for MSFIGRDMAVDLGTANTLVYVRGRGIVLNEPSVVAINTNTGGILAVGAEAKKMIGRTPGNIVAVRPLKDGVIADFEITERMLRYFILKIHKRRYLARPRVVVCVPSGITGVERRAVIEASSQAGARQVHIIEEPMAAAIGSGLPVHEATGNMVVDIGGGTTEVAVISLGGIVTAQSIRVAGDELDNAIIQHVKKEYSLLLGERTAEQIKITIGSAYDLDSDEHTEIRGRDLVSGLPKTVVISAAEVRKAIEEPVNAIVDAVKTTLDKCPPELSGDIMDRGIVLTGGGALLRGLDERLRRETGMPIHIAEDPLDSVALGSGKCVEEFEALQQVLDASPRR; via the coding sequence ATGTCGTTCATCGGCCGTGACATGGCTGTCGACCTCGGGACCGCCAACACGCTGGTGTACGTCAGGGGTCGCGGGATCGTACTCAACGAGCCGTCCGTCGTCGCGATCAACACCAACACCGGTGGCATCCTCGCGGTCGGCGCCGAAGCGAAGAAGATGATCGGGCGCACGCCCGGCAACATCGTTGCCGTGCGCCCGCTGAAGGACGGCGTCATCGCCGACTTCGAGATCACCGAGCGGATGCTCCGCTACTTCATCCTGAAGATCCACAAGCGGCGGTATCTGGCTCGGCCGCGGGTCGTCGTCTGTGTGCCCTCGGGCATCACCGGCGTCGAGCGCCGCGCCGTCATCGAGGCGTCGTCCCAGGCCGGCGCCCGGCAGGTGCACATCATCGAGGAGCCCATGGCCGCGGCCATCGGCTCCGGCCTGCCGGTCCACGAGGCCACGGGCAACATGGTGGTGGACATCGGCGGCGGCACCACGGAGGTCGCGGTCATCTCGCTCGGCGGCATCGTCACGGCCCAGTCCATCCGCGTCGCGGGTGACGAGCTGGACAACGCGATCATCCAGCACGTGAAGAAGGAGTACAGCCTTCTGCTGGGTGAGCGCACGGCCGAACAGATCAAGATCACGATCGGTTCGGCGTACGACCTCGACTCCGACGAGCACACCGAAATCCGCGGCCGGGACCTCGTCTCCGGGCTGCCCAAGACCGTCGTCATCTCCGCCGCCGAAGTGCGCAAGGCGATCGAGGAGCCGGTCAACGCCATCGTCGACGCCGTCAAGACGACCCTCGACAAGTGTCCGCCGGAGCTGTCCGGCGACATCATGGACCGGGGCATCGTCCTGACCGGCGGCGGCGCGCTGCTGCGCGGGCTCGACGAACGGCTGCGCCGGGAGACCGGGATGCCGATCCACATCGCCGAGGACCCGCTGGACAGCGTGGCGCTCGGCAGCGGCAAGTGCGTCGAGGAGTTCGAGGCGCTCCAGCAGGTGCTGGACGCCTCGCCCCGCAGATGA
- the ndk gene encoding nucleoside-diphosphate kinase: MTQRSLVLLKPDAVRRGLTGEIISRIERKAGWQITALELRTLDTETLEQHYGEHKGKPFYEPLVEFMASGPVVAMVVEGERVIEGVRALAGPTDPIAAAPGSIRGDYGVIVRENLIHASDSEESAERELKIFFPGRV; this comes from the coding sequence GTGACCCAGCGCAGCCTCGTCCTCCTCAAGCCCGACGCCGTCCGTCGTGGCCTGACCGGCGAGATCATCAGCCGCATCGAGCGCAAGGCCGGCTGGCAGATCACCGCGCTGGAACTGCGCACCCTGGACACCGAGACGCTGGAGCAGCACTACGGCGAGCACAAGGGCAAGCCCTTCTACGAGCCGCTGGTCGAGTTCATGGCCTCCGGGCCGGTCGTGGCGATGGTCGTCGAGGGCGAGCGGGTCATCGAGGGCGTGCGCGCGCTGGCCGGTCCGACCGACCCGATCGCCGCCGCCCCGGGCTCCATCCGCGGGGACTACGGCGTGATCGTCCGCGAGAACCTGATCCACGCCTCCGACTCCGAGGAGTCCGCCGAGCGCGAGCTGAAGATCTTCTTCCCGGGCCGGGTCTGA
- a CDS encoding valine--tRNA ligase gives MTENSQQPQPAPSTELPTQYTPAEVEGQLYERWVERGYFEADAKSDKPPYTVVIPPPNVTGSLHLGHAFEHTLIDALTRRKRMQGYETLWQPGMDHAGIATQNVVERELGKEGKSRHDLGREAFVERVWQWKSESGGQISGQMRRLGDAVAWSRERFTMDEGLSQAVQTIFKRLYDDELIYRAERIINWCPRCLTAISDIEVEYQDDDGELVSMKYGEGDETIVVATTRAETMLGDTAVAVHPEDERYKHLVGKLIKLPLTDRSIPVVADEHVDPEFGTGAVKVTPAHDPNDFEIGQRHGLPSIAVMDEHAVITAHGPFQGQDRLEARSAIVAALRAEGRIVAEKRPYVHSVGHCSRCKTTIEPRLSMQWWVKVGPLAKAAGDAVRDGKVKIHPQEMEKRYFDWVDNLHDWCISRQLWWGHRIPVWYGPEGEVVCVGPGEEPPSGEGWYQDSDVLDTWFSSGLWPFSTLGWPEQTESLAKFYPNSVLVTGYDILFFWVARMMMFGLYAMDGTPPFHTIALHGMVRDQNGKKMSKSFGNVVNPLDWMDKYGSDALRFTLARGANPGVDVPIGEDWVQGSRNFANKIWNATRFALMNGATVEGPLPDASRMSSTDRWILSRLNSVVAEVDAYYEDYQFAKLSDALFHFAWDEVFDWYVELSKTTFQAGGEAAEVSKRVLGEVLDVTLRLLHPVVPFVTETLWTTLTGGESVVIAEWPTDSGFRDAGAEREIETVQSVITEVRRFRADQGLQPGQRVPARLTLAGSALAAHEAAVRQLLRLQPEGDAFTATATLPVAGVEVALDLSGVIDFAAERKRLAKDLAAAEKEKAQANAKLGNEAFLAKAPDQVVDKIRGRLAKADEDITRITAQLEKLPEA, from the coding sequence GTGACCGAGAACTCTCAGCAGCCGCAGCCCGCACCCAGCACCGAACTGCCGACCCAGTACACGCCGGCCGAGGTAGAGGGGCAGCTGTACGAGCGCTGGGTGGAACGGGGTTACTTCGAAGCCGACGCGAAGAGCGACAAGCCGCCGTACACCGTCGTCATCCCGCCGCCGAACGTCACGGGCAGCCTGCATCTCGGGCACGCCTTCGAGCACACGCTCATCGACGCCCTGACCCGCCGCAAGCGCATGCAGGGCTACGAGACGCTGTGGCAGCCCGGCATGGACCACGCCGGCATCGCCACCCAGAACGTCGTCGAGCGCGAGCTGGGCAAGGAGGGCAAGTCCCGGCACGACCTCGGCCGGGAGGCCTTCGTCGAGCGCGTCTGGCAGTGGAAGAGCGAGTCCGGAGGGCAGATTTCCGGCCAGATGCGCCGCCTCGGCGACGCGGTCGCCTGGTCGCGCGAGCGCTTCACGATGGACGAGGGCCTCTCCCAGGCCGTCCAGACCATCTTCAAGCGGCTCTACGACGACGAGCTGATCTACCGCGCCGAGCGCATCATCAACTGGTGCCCGCGCTGTCTGACCGCGATCTCCGACATCGAGGTCGAGTACCAGGACGACGACGGCGAGCTGGTCTCCATGAAGTACGGGGAGGGCGACGAGACCATCGTCGTCGCCACCACCCGCGCGGAGACGATGCTCGGCGACACCGCCGTCGCCGTCCACCCCGAGGACGAGCGCTACAAGCACCTGGTCGGCAAGCTCATCAAGCTGCCGCTGACCGACCGCTCCATCCCGGTCGTCGCCGACGAGCACGTCGACCCCGAGTTCGGCACCGGCGCCGTCAAGGTGACGCCCGCCCACGACCCGAACGACTTCGAGATCGGCCAGCGGCACGGCCTGCCGTCCATCGCCGTGATGGACGAGCACGCCGTCATCACCGCCCACGGCCCCTTCCAGGGCCAGGACCGCCTGGAGGCCCGCTCCGCCATCGTCGCCGCGCTGCGCGCCGAGGGCCGGATCGTCGCCGAGAAGCGGCCCTACGTCCACTCCGTCGGCCACTGCTCGCGCTGCAAGACCACCATCGAGCCGCGCCTGTCCATGCAGTGGTGGGTCAAGGTCGGTCCGCTGGCGAAGGCCGCCGGTGACGCGGTCCGCGACGGCAAGGTCAAGATCCACCCGCAGGAGATGGAGAAGCGGTACTTCGACTGGGTCGACAACCTCCACGACTGGTGCATCTCGCGCCAGCTGTGGTGGGGCCACCGCATCCCCGTCTGGTACGGCCCCGAGGGCGAGGTCGTCTGCGTCGGACCCGGCGAGGAGCCGCCGAGCGGCGAGGGCTGGTACCAGGACTCCGACGTCCTGGACACCTGGTTCTCCTCCGGCCTGTGGCCGTTCTCCACGCTCGGCTGGCCCGAGCAGACCGAGTCGCTCGCGAAGTTCTACCCGAACTCCGTCCTGGTCACCGGCTACGACATCCTCTTCTTCTGGGTCGCCCGGATGATGATGTTCGGCCTCTACGCGATGGACGGCACCCCGCCGTTCCACACCATCGCCCTGCACGGCATGGTCCGTGACCAGAACGGCAAGAAGATGTCCAAGTCCTTCGGGAACGTGGTCAACCCGCTGGACTGGATGGACAAGTACGGCTCCGACGCCCTGCGCTTCACCCTCGCGCGCGGCGCCAACCCGGGCGTCGACGTCCCGATCGGCGAGGACTGGGTCCAGGGTTCCCGCAACTTCGCCAACAAGATCTGGAACGCCACCCGCTTCGCGCTGATGAACGGCGCGACGGTCGAGGGCCCGCTGCCGGACGCGTCGAGGATGTCCTCGACCGACCGCTGGATCCTCTCCCGCCTGAACTCGGTCGTCGCCGAGGTCGACGCGTACTACGAGGACTACCAGTTCGCGAAGCTCTCCGACGCCCTGTTCCACTTCGCCTGGGACGAGGTCTTCGACTGGTACGTCGAGCTGTCCAAGACCACCTTCCAGGCGGGCGGCGAGGCGGCCGAGGTCTCGAAGCGCGTCCTGGGCGAGGTCCTGGACGTGACGCTGCGTCTCCTCCACCCGGTCGTCCCCTTCGTCACGGAGACGCTGTGGACGACGCTCACGGGCGGCGAGTCGGTCGTCATCGCCGAGTGGCCGACGGACTCCGGTTTCCGGGACGCCGGCGCCGAGCGGGAGATCGAGACCGTCCAGTCGGTCATCACCGAGGTCCGCCGCTTCCGTGCCGACCAGGGGCTCCAGCCCGGCCAGCGGGTCCCGGCCCGGCTCACCCTCGCGGGCAGCGCGCTCGCGGCCCACGAGGCGGCCGTCCGGCAGCTGCTGCGGCTCCAGCCGGAGGGCGACGCCTTCACGGCGACGGCCACGCTGCCGGTCGCCGGCGTCGAGGTGGCCCTCGACCTCTCCGGGGTCATCGACTTCGCCGCCGAGCGCAAGCGGCTGGCGAAGGACCTCGCGGCGGCGGAGAAGGAGAAGGCCCAGGCGAACGCCAAGCTCGGCAACGAGGCGTTCCTGGCGAAGGCACCGGACCAGGTCGTGGACAAGATCCGGGGCCGCCTGGCCAAGGCGGACGAGGACATCACCCGCATCACCGCCCAGCTGGAGAAGCTGCCGGAGGCGTAG
- a CDS encoding DUF4233 domain-containing protein — protein sequence MRTLCASTLIGEFFVIGFAGLVAMKDPDLSMGTVWTVSGIAMVLSVLLCGVITRPGGIALGWALQIALIAAGFVVPTMFFLGAIFAALWWASVHYGRKIDEAKARFAAQAEASAPDPA from the coding sequence GTGCGTACGCTCTGTGCTTCGACGCTGATCGGCGAGTTCTTCGTGATCGGCTTCGCCGGACTGGTCGCCATGAAGGACCCGGACCTGTCCATGGGGACGGTGTGGACGGTCAGCGGCATCGCGATGGTCCTCAGCGTGCTGCTGTGCGGGGTCATCACCCGGCCCGGCGGGATCGCCCTCGGCTGGGCGCTGCAGATCGCGCTGATCGCCGCCGGCTTCGTGGTGCCGACCATGTTCTTCCTCGGCGCGATCTTCGCCGCCCTGTGGTGGGCCTCCGTGCACTACGGGCGGAAGATCGACGAGGCGAAGGCGCGGTTCGCGGCCCAGGCCGAGGCCTCCGCACCCGACCCCGCCTGA
- the folC gene encoding bifunctional tetrahydrofolate synthase/dihydrofolate synthase, translating to MSDNPGQNDQPDPSAPLDSFDEIIDAETTRDPDLAVIEAGSRTLRTQGGPPEADVPGRPEDPEVDAALRAVETELAGRWGETKLEPSVTRIAALMDVLGEPQRSYPSIHITGTNGKTSTARMIEALLGAFDLRTGRYTSPHVQSITERISLDGAPISAERFIETYEDIKPYVEMVDAQQEYRLSFFEVLTGMAYAAFADAPVDVAVVEVGMGGSWDATNVIDGDVAVVTPIDLDHTDRLGGTPGEIAVEKAGIVKQDATVILAQQPVDAAQVMLKKAVDVNATVAREGLEFGVVAREVAVGGQLVTLRGLGGEYTEVYLPLHGAHQAHNAAVALAAVEAFFGVGAQRPEPLDVDTVRKAFASVASPGRMEVVRRSPTVVLDAAHNPAGARVTAEAVGEAFQFSRLIGVVGASADKNVRGLLEAFEPVFAEVVVTQNSSHRAMDADELAAVAVEVFGDDRVQVEPRLPDALEAAITLAEEEGEFAGGGVLVTGSVITVGEARLLLRRG from the coding sequence GTGAGCGACAACCCCGGCCAGAACGACCAGCCCGACCCCTCCGCCCCCCTCGACTCCTTCGACGAGATCATCGACGCGGAGACCACCCGCGACCCCGACCTCGCCGTCATCGAGGCCGGCAGCCGCACCCTGCGCACCCAGGGCGGCCCCCCGGAGGCCGACGTCCCCGGGCGCCCGGAGGACCCCGAGGTGGACGCGGCCCTGCGCGCCGTCGAGACGGAGCTGGCCGGCCGCTGGGGCGAGACCAAGCTGGAGCCGTCCGTCACCAGGATCGCCGCGCTGATGGACGTACTGGGCGAGCCGCAGCGCTCGTACCCCTCCATCCACATCACCGGGACCAACGGCAAGACCTCCACCGCCCGCATGATCGAGGCCTTGCTCGGCGCCTTCGATCTGCGCACCGGGCGGTACACCTCGCCGCACGTGCAGTCGATCACCGAGCGGATCAGCCTGGACGGGGCGCCGATCTCCGCCGAGCGGTTCATCGAGACCTACGAGGACATCAAGCCGTACGTCGAGATGGTCGACGCGCAGCAGGAGTACCGGCTGTCCTTCTTCGAGGTGCTGACCGGCATGGCGTACGCCGCCTTCGCCGACGCACCCGTGGACGTGGCCGTCGTCGAGGTCGGGATGGGCGGCTCCTGGGACGCCACCAACGTCATCGACGGGGACGTGGCCGTCGTCACCCCCATCGACCTGGACCACACCGACCGGCTCGGCGGGACGCCCGGCGAGATCGCGGTCGAGAAGGCCGGCATCGTCAAGCAGGACGCCACCGTCATCCTGGCCCAGCAGCCGGTGGACGCGGCGCAGGTGATGCTGAAGAAGGCCGTCGACGTCAACGCCACCGTGGCCCGCGAGGGGCTGGAGTTCGGCGTCGTGGCCCGCGAGGTCGCCGTCGGCGGGCAGCTGGTCACCCTGCGCGGACTGGGCGGCGAGTACACCGAGGTCTACCTGCCGCTGCACGGCGCCCACCAGGCGCACAACGCGGCGGTCGCGCTGGCCGCCGTCGAGGCGTTCTTCGGCGTCGGCGCGCAGCGTCCCGAGCCGCTGGACGTCGACACCGTGCGCAAGGCCTTCGCCTCCGTCGCCTCGCCGGGGCGGATGGAGGTGGTGCGGCGCTCGCCGACCGTGGTCCTCGACGCCGCGCACAACCCGGCCGGCGCCCGGGTCACCGCCGAGGCGGTGGGGGAGGCCTTCCAGTTCAGCCGCCTCATCGGGGTGGTCGGCGCCAGCGCCGACAAGAACGTGCGGGGGCTCCTCGAAGCCTTCGAGCCGGTCTTCGCCGAGGTCGTCGTCACCCAGAACTCCAGCCACCGCGCGATGGACGCCGACGAGCTGGCCGCGGTCGCCGTCGAGGTCTTCGGCGACGACCGCGTCCAGGTCGAGCCGCGGCTGCCGGACGCCCTGGAGGCCGCGATCACGCTGGCCGAGGAGGAGGGCGAGTTCGCCGGCGGCGGTGTGCTCGTCACCGGTTCCGTCATCACCGTCGGCGAGGCCCGACTGCTCCTGAGGAGGGGCTGA